Within Cytophagia bacterium CHB2, the genomic segment GCTCGAAGGCCGGGGCCGGGTTTATGGCCCGATCAGTTTGAATTATACATTTGATTATCCTACCAACGAGCTGAGCGGCAACTCGCTCGGTTCACATGAATTCGCTTTTGTGGTGGAATTTGACCGCGTGTTGCGCCTGCCTCAAATCGAAGAAGCGCCGCGCTTCAGTTATCCCTTTCAAGCGCCGCCGGATTTTTTTCTGACCGCCGCGCGCGCGCTGGTCAAGGCCGAAGCAGAAGAGCTTAACATTATTGCGCAGCGGATCGAGCGCGTGATCGCGCCCGATGTGCCGGCGCATGCGCTGGCTGCGTTGTCGGTTTATAATCTCGGCACGCTTGACAGTACGCTGACCGCTTCCTCTGCCTTGCAGCCGGTGAGTGCCGTGGACCTTTCCGACACCACGGCGCAGCTTGCCGGCAGTTATTCGACGTTTTATCGCCAATCGCTCGGGCAGCTTTCGCGCAGCTTGACGAAAACACCAGCCACCGGTGCCACGATCGTGGCCAATTCGATGTCATTGCCGCGCGCGCTTGCGCTCAAAAATTATCTGAGCAAATCAACGTTGGGTGATTTACAAGTCGGGTTGCCGCGTTTTGACAGCGTGCAGGACAGTTTGCGTTTTTATCGCCGTGTGGGCCGCCGCGCCATCGTGCCGGCAGAGGAAATGATTTCGCTTTCGCCTGCTGCGGCAGTTTTCCAAATTACCAGCACGCATTTTTACACGCCGCCCAAGAAATGGGAATTGGTGGTTGAAGCGGCTGACGGCCAACCCGTGTGGCAGATGACGGGACAGGGGCGCTTGCCCAATCAAATCGTGTGGAATTGGCAGGCGAAAAACGGCAAAACCATCGCGCCCGGCTTTTATCATTATTTTATCACGTGGGAGGGCGCAGACGGAGTCAAAGCGAAATCTCCACAACGGCGTTTGTATGTGCGCAAATTGCAACGCACGGTGAAGATCGAAGTCAAGCGCAAATTCGACGGCGCCACCGAGCCGGCAGATGCCGTTGAAGTGATTTTGCAGCGCTAGTCTCTTAAAAGTTGAATCTTTGCAAAAAAAGCAAAGATTTTTCCAACGGATTGAAAAAACCAACTGATAAAGTTTCTTTCATCCGCTGGTTTTTTCTATCCGTTGGAGATTTTTTTAACTTGACATAGTGAGTCCGCGTTGGGGGAATGCCGCAGAAATTTTAAGCACAACGACGAAACGAATCGCGGTATCAAAAACTAGTACGCTGGTACCTTAGGAGTGCCATTTAAATAACTTACTCATTTTTGAAACCGCGAATGAACGCGAATATTCGCTAATTTCAAAATTCGCGTTTATTAGCGTCCATTCGCGGTTTGTGATATGGGCAAGTTATTTAAGCGAGAATCCTTAATTTTTAGGAGTAGCTCCTTCGAAATGTCATTCAGACGAATCGTGTGAAGTACCCGGCGATTTGCCTGCAACTTCACAAGCTCACTGCTGGATGACATTCAAAGAGGGATAAATTTTTCAAGGTAACAGTACACCGGCAGCATACTTGGCAACTCTTTGGCAGGTAGCACAAAAATTTGGCAGGACACGATCATGTTGGATCTTAGCGTTACATCATTTTTCAAATACGGCGCGCCCGAGCTTAAGCAGAATTACCGCAAGTATCTGACGTGGGGGCTTGTGATTGCCTGTGTGATGCATTTTGCCGCGCTGGGCGCATACATGGGCTATGCCCGATTTTTTCCCGAAGAAGCTGCGCCCCGCGAGGTTCGCATTCAATTGTATCCCGAGCTTTATGAAAAAGTCAACATTCAGCAAGAGCTTGCCGTTGCGCCGCCGCCCATAGCTCCGGCAGGCGCGTCTGCAACCGGCGGGGGAGGCAGTACAAATGCACAAGCTGTGAATGTTGGCCGCGTAGTCGCCGAGCCGGGCGGCAGCCCTGGCGTGCCGCAACGCATTGATCTCGCAGCGGAATTGGGCGATTTGGGCGCGGGCCAGCCGATCCTTTCGCAACCCAAACTTGCCGGCGCCGGTCGCGGCACCGTCACCGGCACGCCGACGGTGGGCAGCACGGATCTGGCGTCTTCATGGGACACAGAGTTGGGTAATGGTAGTCTTGATCTCGGCGGCTTGGACGCGACCACGGCCTTGCCCGGTGAAGGTCGAGGCCGCGGCTTCGGCGGAAGAAATGAAACGGGTGAAGGCATTCGTGTCGGCACCGGCGGCAGCGGCGCAGGAATTGGGCAGAGCTTGGGCAATGGCGCCGGCGATGC encodes:
- a CDS encoding type IX secretion system membrane protein PorP/SprF, with the protein product MPARQTYSNQHTMLSRKLTLTLAALLLTMPAFSQNLLEPKPIDLWSAHASLSNPAAPSYQRSMLQLGMRFYHLGFVDGAASQFRLNYASLVLPHWLPKELGFAAHAQNLSLPLYNQSYFSVALSRRLSPIVAVGVKAGLFSQQYDQSEFVLIDANDPVFARSRGKTALDLGAGVTIWPLPFVSFALSRDHINQPNLALGAPAIPLKAENHLALNFHLGNVQTSFFTTRAHGEFQTGGFVEMSKPELGFARLALNQNGFQLEGRGRVYGPISLNYTFDYPTNELSGNSLGSHEFAFVVEFDRVLRLPQIEEAPRFSYPFQAPPDFFLTAARALVKAEAEELNIIAQRIERVIAPDVPAHALAALSVYNLGTLDSTLTASSALQPVSAVDLSDTTAQLAGSYSTFYRQSLGQLSRSLTKTPATGATIVANSMSLPRALALKNYLSKSTLGDLQVGLPRFDSVQDSLRFYRRVGRRAIVPAEEMISLSPAAAVFQITSTHFYTPPKKWELVVEAADGQPVWQMTGQGRLPNQIVWNWQAKNGKTIAPGFYHYFITWEGADGVKAKSPQRRLYVRKLQRTVKIEVKRKFDGATEPADAVEVILQR